The Xiphias gladius isolate SHS-SW01 ecotype Sanya breed wild chromosome 9, ASM1685928v1, whole genome shotgun sequence genome window below encodes:
- the rbp4 gene encoding retinol-binding protein 4, producing MLRYIVALCLLALSWAQDCQVANFQVVQNFDRTRYAGTWYAVGKKDPEGLFLIDNIVARFTILEDGKMTATAKGRVIILNNWEMCADMMATFEETPDPAKFRMKYWGVASYLQSGNDDHWVIDTDYDNYAIHYSCRVVDTDGTCLDSYSFIFSRHPTGLRAQDQPIVTQKKMELCLLGKYRRVPHTGFCQDSGSVDTQ from the exons ATGCTGCGGTACATTGTGGCCCTCTGCCTCCTGGCTTTGTCCTGGGCACAGGACTGCCAGGTGGCCAACTTCCAGGTCGTGCAAAACTTTGACAGGACCAGG TATGCAGGGACATGGTATGCTGTGGGAAAGAAGGACCCAGAGGGTTTGTTCTTAATCGACAACATCGTTGCCAGGTTTACCATCTTAGAGGACGGCAAAATGACCGCCACTGCTAAAGGCAGAGTCATCATCCTCAA CAATTGGGAAATGTGTGCCGACATGATGGCCACCTTTGAGGAAACCCCTGACCCTGCCAAGTTCAGGATGAAGTACTGGGGAGTTGCATCTTACCTGCAGAGTGGAA ATGATGACCACTGGGTTATCGACACCGACTACGATAACTACGCCATCCACTACTCATGCAGAGTAGTAGACACTGACGGCACCTGCTTAGACAGCTACTCCTTCATATTTTCCCGTCATCCGACTGGCCTGAGGGCACAGGACCAGCCCATCGTCACCCAGAAGAAGATGGAGCTCTGCCTGCTGGGCAAATACAGACGTGTTCCACACACTG
- the pde6c gene encoding cone cGMP-specific 3',5'-cyclic phosphodiesterase subunit alpha' encodes MADKDSVEKYLENNPQFAKEYFDKKLRAEALSAAFSAPVDIKDPASFKDVNSVQEAAIIFELVQELQKPGEMEKPLHKVLQRLAMILQADRVSFYYCRSRNGIPELTTCLFDVTPTSKYEENLVHPQREIVFPLDMGLVGFTAQSKKPQNVPDVSKNPKFSDFVDNQTGYKTKCMLTFPLLADKECLGVVMALNKIGADNFTPEDEALFHKYMKFAQVIVLQHHTAYMFNVESRRSQVLLWSASKVFEELTDIERQFHKALYTVRTYLQCDRYSVGLLDMTKEKEFYDEWPVKLGDVEPYKGPKTPDGREVIFYKIIDYLLEGKEEIKVIPGPPADHWALVSGLPTYVAENGFICNMMNVAADDFFTFQKEAVDETGFVIKNVLSLPIVNKKEEIVGIATFFNRKDGKPFDEHDEQITEALTQFLGWSVLNCDTYDKLNRMEYRKDIAQEMLMYQSRCTTEELQSILNTKEKFDAEPEDCDQKEMYKLLRGTCPPADNVNGENLYLFSFSDFPVSEFDLIKAGIRMFFELGVVEKFKVPPDTLTRWMYTVRKGYRAITYHNWRHGFNVGHTMFCLLQTGKLRKYYSDLDAFAMVAAAFCHDIDHRGTNNLYQTKSASPLARLHGSSIMERHHLEYSKTLMAEESLNIFCNLQKRQFENVQHLFDVCIIATDLALYFKKRTMFQNIVNATEPMAEEKEATSYISNNPTRKEIVMAMMMTGCDLSAITKPWEVQSKVALMVAAEFWEQGDLERSVLDQQPIPMMDRNCAEQLPKMQCGFIDFVCSFVYKEFARFHKEIQPMFDGLNNNRAHWNELAEVYNAKMKAIEDEKKKLEEEEAKKAGGGTEGGKSKTCTIC; translated from the exons ATGGCAGACAAGGACAGCGTGGAGAAGTACCTGGAGAACAACCCGCAGTTCGCCAAAGAGTACTTCGATAAGAAGCTGCGCGCGGAGGCCCTGTCGGCCGCCTTCTCCGCACCTGTCGACATCAAAGACCCCGCGTCTTTCAAGGATGTTAACTCCGTGCAGGAGGCCGCCATCATCTTCGAGCTGGTCCAGGAGCTGCAGAAACCGGGGGAAATGGAGAAGCCCCTTCACAAGGTGTTGCAGAGACTTGCCATGATCCTGCAGGCCGACAGGGTCAGTTTTTACTATTGCCGGTCCCGAAACGGAATACCTGAGCTCACCACTTGCCTCTTTGACGTGACTCCGACGTCCAAATACGAGGAAAACTTGGTCCACCCGCAGAGAGAAATCGTGTTCCCTCTCGACATGGGCCTTGTCGGGTTCACCGCACAGTCCAAAAAGCCCCAAAATGTCCCCGACGTCTCCAAG AATCCCAAGTTCTCTGACTTTGTGGACAATCAGACTGGATACAAGACCAAATGCATGCTCACTTTCCCTCTGCTGGCTGACAAAGAATGCCTTGGAGTCGTCATGGCACTGAACAAAATAGGAGCCGATAATTTCACTCCGGAGGATGAGGCT CTCTTCCACAAGTACATGAAGTTCGCCCAAGTCATCGTTCTGCAGCATCACACAGCCTACATGTTCAATGTGGAGTCCAGGAGGAGTCAG GTGCTGCTCTGGTCAGCCAGTAAAGTGTTTGAGGAGTTGACAGACATTGAGAGACAGTTCCACAAAGCGCTCTACACTGTAAGGACCTATCTGCAATGCGATCGATACTCAGTGGGCCTGTTGGACATGACCAAAGAGAAG GAATTCTATGATGAGTGGCCGGTGAAACTGGGAGATGTGGAACCCTATAAAGGACCAAAAACGCCAGACGGCAGG GAAGTCATTTTTTACAAGATCATCGACTACCTCCTGGAAGGCAAGGAAGAAATCAAAGTCATACC CGGTCCACCTGCAGATCACTGGGCTTTAGTCAGCGGACTACCGACCTACGTTGCGGAGAATGGCTTT ATTTGCAACATGATGAACGTGGCTGCAGATGACTTCTTCACTTTCCAG aaaGAGGCTGTGGACGAGACAGGCTTTGTCATCAAGAACGTCTTGTCGCTTCCCATTGTCAACAAGAAGGAAGAAATTGTGGGCATCGCCACTTTCTTCAACAGGAAAGACGGCAAACCATTTGATGAACATGATGAACAGATCACTGAG GCCCTGACACAGTTCCTGGGCTGGTCGGTGCTGAACTGCGACACCTACGACAAGCTGAACCGTATGGAGTACAGGAAAGACATTGCCCAGGAGATGCTCATGTACCAGAGCAGATGCACAACGGAAGAGCTGCAGTCCATTCTG AACACCAAAGAGAAGTTTGACGCAGAGCCTGAAGACTGCGACCAGAAAGAGATGTACAAACTATTG AGAGGAACCTGCCCACCAGCTGACAACGTCAACGGAGAGAACCTGTACCTGTTCTCCTTCAGTGACTTTCCCGTTTCAGAGTTCGACCTCATCAAGGCCGGCATTCGCATGTTCTTTGAGCTTGGAGTAGTTGAAAAGTTTAAAGTTCCCCCAGAT acaCTGACCAGATGGATGTACACAGTGAGGAAGGGTTACCGTGCCATCACCTACCACAACTGGAGGCACGGCTTCAACGTAGGCCACACCATGTTCTGCCTGCTCCAG ACAGGGAAGCTGAGGAAGTACTACTCTGATCTAGATGCCTTTGCCATGGTGGCTGCTGCTTTCTGCCATGATATAGACCACAGAGGAACCAACAACCTCTACCAGACCAA GAGTGCATCTCCTCTGGCCAGACTTCACGGCTCCTCCATTATGGAGAGGCACCACTTGGAGTACAGCAAGACACTCATGGCAGAGGAG AGCCTGAACATCTTCTGCAACCTCCAGAAGCGTCAGTTTGAGAATGTGCAGCACTTGTTTGACGTCTGCATCATCGCCACTGACCTAGCCCTTTATTTCAA AAAGAGAACCATGTTCCAAAACATCGTGAACGCGACAGAGCCAATGGCAGAGGAAAAGGAGGCCACTTCGTACATTTCCAACAACCCCACCAGGAAGGAAATTGTCAT GGCCATGATGATGACAGGCTGTGACTTGTCAGCTATCACCAAACCATGGGAGGTACAGAGCAAG gtggCTCTGATGGTGGCTGCTGAATTCTGGGAGCAGGGAGATTTGGAGAGAAGTGTTTTGGACCAACAACCAATT cccaTGATGGACAGAAACTGTGCCGAGCAGCTACCCAAGATGCAGTGCGGTTTCATTGACTTTGTGTGCTCATTTGTATACAAG GAGTTCGCCAGATTCCACAAAGAGATCCAGCCCATGTTTGATGGTCTGAACAACAACAGGGCACACTGGAACGAGCTGGCTGAGGTGTACAACGCGAAGATGAAGGCCATCgaggatgagaagaagaaactggaagaagaggaagccaagaaag CTGGTGGTGGAACCGAAGGAGGGAAGTCAAAGACCTGCACCATCTGCTAA